A region from the Hippopotamus amphibius kiboko isolate mHipAmp2 chromosome 15, mHipAmp2.hap2, whole genome shotgun sequence genome encodes:
- the SLC6A19 gene encoding sodium-dependent neutral amino acid transporter B(0)AT1: MVRLALPNRGLEARIPSLGALDSIEKEESSSRPKWDNKAQYMLTCVGFCVGLGNVWRFPYLCQSHGGGAFMIPFLILLVLEGIPLLHLEFAIGQRLRKGSMGVWSSIHPTLKGVGIASMFVSFMVGLYYNTIIAWVMWYFFNSFQEPLPWSQCPLNANQTGYVEECAHSSPVDYFWYRETLNISPSINDSGSVQWWILLCLTCAWSVLYVCTIRGIETTGKAVYITSTLPYVVLTIFLIRGLTLKGATSGIVFLFTPNVTELANPVTWLDAGAQVFYSFSLAFGGLISFSSYNSVHNNCEMDAVIVSVINGFTSVYAATVVYSIIGFRATERFDDCFSANILTLINGFDLPEGNVTQENFAEMQQRCNASDPVAYAQLQFQTCDLNTFLSEGVEGTGLAFIIFTEAITKMPVAPLWSVLFFIMLFCLGLSSMFGNMEGVVVPLQDLKIIPKKCPKELLTGLICLGTYLIAFIFTLNSGQYWLSLLDSYAGSIPLLVIAFFEMFSVVYVYGVDRFNKDIEFMIGHKPNIFWQVTWRVVSPLIMLAILLFYLVIKVNEELVYNVWNPAYEEFPKSQSVKYPGWVYAVVVIVAGVPCLIIPVFAIYKFIRNRVQRPGDRQGLVNALSTASVNGDLKA, translated from the exons ATGGTGAGGCTGGCACTGCCCAACCGCGGCCTGGAGGCCCGGATCCCGTCGCTGGGCGCGCTGGACAGCATCGAGAAGGAGGAGAGCAGCTCCCGGCCCAAGTGGGACAACAAGGCACAGTACATGCTCACCTGCGTGGGCTTCTGCGTGGGCCTGGGCAACGTGTGGCGCTTCCCCTACCTGTGCCAGAGCCACGGCGGAG GGGCCTTCATGATCCCGTTCCTCATCCTGCTGGTCCTGGAGGGCATCCCACTGCTGCACCTGGAGTTCGCCATCGGGCAGCGGCTGCGGAAGGGGAGCATGGGCGTCTGGAGCTCCATCCACCCGACCCTCAAGGGCGTAG GCATCGCGTCCATGTTCGTGTCCTTCATGGTGGGCCTCTACTACAACACCATCATCGCCTGGGTCATGTGGTACTTCTTCAACTCCTTCCAGGAACCCCTGCCGTGGAGCCAGTGCCCGCTCAACGCCAACCAGACGG gctACGTGGAGGAGTGCGCGCACAGCTCGCCCGTGGACTACTTCTGGTACCGGGAGACCCTCAACATCTCGCCCTCCATCAACGACTCGGGCTCCGTGCAGTGGTGGATCCTGCTCTGCCTGACGTGCGCCTGGAGCGTGCTCTACGTGTGCACCATCCGCGGCATCGAGACCACCGGGAAG GCCGTGTACATCACGTCCACGCTGCCCTACGTCGTGCTGACCATCTTCCTGATCCGAGGCCTCACGCTGAAGGGAGCCACCAGCGGCATCGTCTTCCTGTTCACGCCCAAC GTCACGGAGCTGGCCAACCCGGTCACCTGGCTGGATGCGGGGGCGCAGGTCTTCTACTCCTTCTCGCTGGCCTTCGGGGGCCTCATCTCCTTCTCCAGCTACAACTCTGTCCA CAACAACTGCGAGATGGATGCGGTCATCGTGTCCGTGATCAACGGCTTCACGTCCGTGTACGCGGCCACCGTGGTCTACTCCATCATCGGCTTCCGCGCCACGGAGCGCTTCGACGACTGCTTCAGCGC AAACATCCTGACGCTCATCAACGGGTTCGACCTGCCCGAAGGCAACGTGACGCAGGAGAACTTCGCTGAGATGCAGCAGCGGTGCAACGCCTCGGACCCCGTGGCCTACGCGCAGCTCCAGTTCCAGACCTGCGACCTGAACACCTTCCTCTCGGAG gGCGTGGAGGGCACCGGGCTGGCCTTCATCATCTTCACCGAGGCCATCACCAAGATGCCCGTGGCCCCGCTCTGGTCCGTGCTCTTCTTCATCATGCTCTTCTGTCTGGGCCTGTCTTCCATGTTCGGGAACATGGAGGGAGTGGTCGTGCCCCTGCAGGACCTCAAGATCATCCCCAAGAAGTGCCCCAAGGAGCTGCTCACAG GCCTCATCTGCTTGGGGACGTATCTCATCGCCTTCATTTTCACGCTGAACTCCGGCCAGTACTGGCTGTCCCTGCTGGACAGCTACGCGGGCTCCATCCCCCTGCTTGTCATCGCCTTCTTCGAGATGTTCTCCGTCGTCTACGTGTACGGCGTGGACAG GTTCAACAAGGACATCGAGTTTATGATTGGCCACAAGCCCAACATCTTCTGGCAGGTCACGTGGCGCGTGGTCAGCCCCCTGATCATGCTGGCCATCCTCCTGTTCTACCTCGTGATCAAAGTCAACGAGGAGCTGGTATACAACGTGTGGAACCCGGCCTAT GAGGAATTTCCCAAATCCCAGAGCGTCAAGTACCCGGGCTGGGTGTACGCCGTGGTGGTCATCGTGGCCGGGGTGCCCTGCTTGATCATCCCCGTCTTTGCCATCTACAAGTTCATCAGGAACCGCGTGCAGCGGCCAGGGGACCGGCAGGGGCTGGTCAACGCGCTGTCCACGGCCTCAGTGAACGGGGACCTGAAGGCCTGA
- the SLC6A18 gene encoding inactive sodium-dependent neutral amino acid transporter B(0)AT3, with protein MADAPGPEPPADGGERATWDNKLQYLLSCVGFAVGLGNLWRFPYLCQTYGGGAFLIPYLIALALEGIPLFHVELAVGQRLRRGSTGVWTAISPYLGGIGLGCFLLSVLVSLYYNTVLTWVLWYLLNSFQHPLPWSTCPPDLNRTGLLRECRDSSPVSYFWYRQTLNITANINDSGSVQWRLLVCLAASWAIVYLCVIRGIETTGKAIYFTVLFPYLVLTVFLVRGLTLPGATEGLTYLFTPDMQVLQSPRVWLDAATQIFFSLSLAFGGHIAFASYNPPRNNCARDAVTIALVNSMTSLYASIAVFSVLGFKAAHDHGRCLDGNILHLLNAFDLPDQSISRDDYAAALVHLNATRPGRVAQLPLEACRLEDFLDKSASGTGLAFIVFTEAVLHMPAGPVWAVLFFGMLFSLGLSSMFGNMESILTPLLDAGLMPRWVPKEALTGLVCLVCFLLATCFTLQSGNYWLEIFDRYVASLNLIFFAFFEVVGVIYVYGMKRFCDDIAWMTGRQPGLYWQVTWKVVSPLLLLSIFVAYTALLASSPPAYKAWNPRHEQFPLQQEKPYPGWVQAVCVLLSLLPALWVPVVALAQLLARCRRKRQDSPAPTHTLFSQRGTARSASWALRPVVLPRAGWVALHGARRDHGHVSGGPDGQARGGGVSGKAQLHPTAEGPRATRIWEPTCRQGWSLRQSS; from the exons ATGGCGGACGCCCCGGGGCCTGAGCCGCCCGCGGACGGTGGCGAGCGGGCCACGTGGGACAACAAGCTGCAGTACCTCCTGAGCTGCGTCGGGTTCGCCGTGGGCCTGGGCAACCTCTGGCGGTTCCCGTACCTGTGCCAGACCTACGGGGGAG GCGCCTTCCTCATCCCCTACCTCATCGCCCTGGCCCTCGAGGGCATCCCTCTCTTCCACGTCGAGCTCGCCGTCGGCCAGCGCCTGCGCCGGGGCAGCACAGGCGTGTGGACGGCCATCTCGCCCTACCTGGGCGGAATAG GGCTGGGCTGCTTCCTCCTGTCCGTCCTGGTCAGCCTGTACTACAACACGGTCCTAACTTGGGTGCTGTGGTACCTCCTCAACTCCTTCCAACACCCGCTGCCCTGGAGCACCTGCCCACCGGACCTCAACCGCACAG GGCTCTTGCGGGAATGCCGGGACAGCAGCCCCGTGAGCTACTTCTGGTACCGGCAGACGCTGAACATCACGGCCAACATCAACGACAGTGGCTCTGTCCAGTGGCGACTGCTGGTCTGCTTGGCGGCCTCCTGGGCCATCGTATACCTCTGTGTCATCAGAGGTATTGAGACCACTGGGAAG gcaatttattTCACGGTCTTGTTCCCTTACCTGGTCCTCACGGTTTTCCTCGTCAGAGGGCTCACCCTGCCCGGGGCGACCGAAGGACTGACCTACCTGTTCACGCCTGAT ATGCAGGTCCTGCAGAGCCCCCGGGTGTGGCTGGATGCAGCAACCCAGATAttcttctctctgtccctggCCTTCGGAGGGCACATCGCTTTTGCGAGTTACAACCCGCCCAG GAACAACTGCGCGAGGGACGCGGTGACCATCGCCCTGGTCAACAGCATGACCTCCCTCTACGCTTCCATTGCTGTCTTCTCTGTCCTGGGGTTCAAGGCGGCCCACGACCACGGGCGCTGCCTGGATGG AAACATCCTCCACCTCCTCAACGCCTTCGACCTCCCCGACCAGAGCATCTCCAGGGACGACTACGCCGCTGCCCTCGTGCACCTGAACGCCACCCGGCCCGGGCGGGTGGCCCAGCTCCCCCTGGAGGCCTGCCgcctggaggacttcctggataAG AGCGCCTCGGGCACGGGCCTGGCCTTCATCGTCTTCACGGAGGCCGTCCTCCACATGCCGGCGGGCCCCGTCTGGGCCGTGCTCTTCTTCGGGATGCTGTTCAGCCTGGGCCTGTCGTCCATGTTCGGGAACATGGAAAGCATCCTCACCCCGCTCCTGGACGCGGGGCTCATGCCCAGATGGGTCCCCAAGGAGGCCCTGACCG GGCTGGTCTGCCTGGTCTGCTTCCTCTTGGCCACCTGCTTCACGTTGCAGTCCGGAAACTACTGGCTCGAGATCTTCGACCGCTACGTCGCTTCCCTGAACCTGATCTTCTTTGCGTTCTTCGAGGTGGTCGGAGTCATTTATGTTTACGGGATGAAACG GTTCTGCGACGACATAGCCTGGATGACGGGGAGGCAGCCCGGCCTCTACTGGCAGGTGACCTGGAAGGTGGTCAGCCCCCTGCTGCTGCTGAGCATCTTCGTGGCCTACACTGCCCTCCTGGCCAGCTCGCCGCCGGCTTACAAGGCCTGGAACCCCCGACAC GAGCAGTTCCCCTTGCAGCAGGAAAAGCCCTACCCGGGATGGGTGCAGGCCGTCTGCGTGCTCCTGTCCCTCCTGCCTGCGCTGTGGGTCCCGGTGGTCGCCCTGGCCCAGCTGCTCGCCAGGTGCAGACGGAAGCGGCAGGAC AGCCCAGCTCCGACACACACGCTCTTCTCCCAACGGGGCACAGCCCGCTCCGCCTCCTGGGCCCTGCGGCCGGTGGTCCTGCCCAGGGCAGGCTGGGTGGCCCTGCACGGTGCCCGGCGAGACCACGGCCACGTCAGCGGGGGTCCCGACGGCcaggcccgcggcgggggcgtgTCTGGGAAGGCCCAGCTACACCCCACAGCTGAGGGCCCGCGCGCCACGCGCATCTGGGAACCAACCTGCAGGCAGGGCTGGTCTCTGAGGCAAAGCAGCTGA